A stretch of Lactuca sativa cultivar Salinas chromosome 6, Lsat_Salinas_v11, whole genome shotgun sequence DNA encodes these proteins:
- the LOC111890507 gene encoding uncharacterized protein LOC111890507, whose translation MKGRKDGRREEYQLFSIMKFAGTFKFRLLVMPISFKYLKNIETDSSGNFIVYQEMRCYFLTAQRLDTESSMEAVIGFQMNKGKEDVYFAIRGSKTADDVILIERNRERNIQRWKVASKKYWSKTNNII comes from the exons ATGAAAGGAAGGAAAGATGGAAGGAGAGAAGAATATCAgttgttttctattatgaaaTTTGCTGGCACTTTCAAGTTTCGACTCTTAGTGATGCCCATCTCTTTCAAATATTTGAAGAACATAGAAACGGATTCATCTGGGAATTTCATTGTTTATCAAGAG ATGCGATGTTATTTTTTGACTGCTCAAAGACTAGACACTGAATCTTCCATGGAAGCAGTTATAGGTTTCCAAATGAACAAAGGAAAAGAAGATGTTTATTTTGCTATAAGAGGGTCAAAAACTGCAGATGATGTAATTCTAATTGAAAGAAATAGGGAAAGAAACATCCAACGTTGGAAGGTCGCGAGTAAAAAATATT GGTCCAAAACTAATAATATAATATGA